One window of Bacteroides sp. AN502(2024) genomic DNA carries:
- a CDS encoding DedA family protein, protein MESVAELLKWVLENLNYWVVTLFMAIESSFIPFPSEAVVPPAAWKAMADDSMNIFLVILFATVGADIGALVNYYLARWLGRPIIYKFANSRLGHICLIDEEKIHHAEEYFRKHGATSTFFGRLIPAVRQLISIPAGLAGMKIGSFLLYTTLGAAIWNSILALLGYLIYRFTDLKTTNDVYVKATEYSHEIGYVMIAVVVIVIGFLAYKGLKKRK, encoded by the coding sequence ATGGAATCAGTAGCAGAACTTCTTAAATGGGTATTGGAAAACTTGAACTATTGGGTAGTCACTCTTTTTATGGCTATTGAAAGTTCTTTTATTCCCTTCCCTTCGGAAGCCGTAGTGCCACCCGCCGCATGGAAAGCTATGGCAGACGACAGTATGAATATCTTTCTTGTTATCCTATTTGCAACTGTAGGAGCAGATATAGGTGCATTGGTCAATTATTACCTGGCCCGCTGGCTGGGTCGCCCTATTATTTATAAATTCGCCAACAGTCGCTTAGGACATATATGCCTTATCGATGAAGAAAAAATACATCATGCAGAAGAATATTTCAGAAAACACGGTGCAACTTCCACTTTCTTTGGTCGCCTCATTCCGGCTGTACGCCAGCTTATCAGTATTCCTGCAGGATTGGCCGGCATGAAAATAGGTTCTTTCCTGCTTTATACCACTCTCGGTGCTGCCATTTGGAACAGCATATTAGCTTTGCTCGGTTACCTGATTTACCGTTTTACAGATCTCAAAACAACGAATGATGTCTATGTTAAGGCAACCGAATACAGTCACGAAATTGGCTATGTCATGATAGCAGTGGTGGTCATTGTCATCGGTTTTCTGGCGTATAAAGGACTGAAAAAAAGAAAATAA
- a CDS encoding ATP-binding protein translates to MKFYNREKELASLERVRRVSFSVHSQMTVLTGRRRIGKTSLIFKSCEDTPTVYLFVSRSNEADLCSRFTSEIRQALHIYVPEFTHFAEMFRFLMDLGTRMEYNLIIDEFQEFYYINQEIYSLMQDAWDRLRKQSHVNLIVSGSVYTLMNKIFRDSKEPLYGRADSIMKLAPFTTSVLKEIMSDHKADYTKDDLLALYAFTGGVPKYIEQFMDNGCTSMESMVDFMLQPDSSFLTEGQALLIQEFGKKYGNYFSILSAISNGKNTLPEMETVMGGMSLGGQLKRLEEDYDLVEKKRPILSKEGSQTVRYEVSDMFLRFWFRYFIKYQNYIEIQNFERLTDIIKKDYPTFSGWVLEMYFRQQMMESKEFADIGSWWQGKNNRDQDEIDIVGLYAEEKKALVAEVKRQSKNFKPELFALKVEELRKKVLFKYEIESRLFSMEDM, encoded by the coding sequence ATGAAATTCTACAATAGAGAAAAAGAGTTAGCATCATTGGAAAGGGTTCGCCGAGTATCTTTTTCTGTACATTCCCAAATGACTGTGCTTACCGGTCGGCGACGTATCGGCAAGACCAGTCTTATATTCAAGAGTTGCGAGGACACTCCTACGGTGTACTTGTTTGTCAGCCGAAGCAATGAAGCTGATCTTTGTTCACGCTTTACTTCTGAGATTCGGCAGGCACTTCATATTTATGTACCGGAATTTACCCACTTTGCAGAAATGTTTCGCTTCTTAATGGATTTGGGAACACGGATGGAATACAACCTGATTATAGACGAATTTCAGGAGTTCTATTACATAAATCAAGAGATTTACAGCTTGATGCAGGATGCTTGGGATCGGCTAAGGAAACAGAGCCATGTCAATCTTATTGTGAGTGGTTCGGTTTATACTCTTATGAATAAAATCTTCAGGGATTCAAAAGAACCGCTGTATGGCCGTGCTGACAGTATAATGAAGTTAGCTCCTTTTACTACTTCCGTATTAAAAGAAATTATGTCGGATCATAAGGCTGACTATACTAAAGATGACTTGTTGGCACTCTATGCTTTTACCGGTGGTGTTCCGAAGTATATCGAGCAGTTTATGGATAATGGATGTACGAGTATGGAAAGCATGGTCGATTTCATGTTGCAACCCGATTCATCCTTTCTGACTGAAGGACAGGCTTTGCTGATACAGGAGTTCGGAAAAAAATACGGTAATTACTTTTCTATCTTATCAGCAATCTCCAATGGAAAGAATACTCTACCGGAAATGGAAACGGTTATGGGTGGTATGAGTCTGGGCGGACAATTGAAGAGATTGGAAGAAGATTATGATCTGGTAGAGAAGAAACGGCCTATACTCTCAAAAGAGGGTTCCCAGACCGTCCGTTATGAAGTGTCGGATATGTTTCTACGTTTCTGGTTTCGGTATTTTATCAAGTATCAAAATTACATAGAGATACAGAATTTTGAACGTTTGACTGATATTATAAAAAAGGATTATCCGACTTTCTCCGGTTGGGTTTTGGAAATGTATTTCCGTCAACAGATGATGGAAAGTAAGGAATTTGCAGATATAGGTTCTTGGTGGCAAGGCAAGAATAATAGAGATCAGGATGAAATAGATATTGTCGGACTATATGCGGAAGAGAAAAAAGCTCTGGTGGCAGAGGTGAAAAGACAATCCAAAAATTTCAAGCCGGAATTGTTCGCACTCAAAGTAGAGGAATTACGGAAAAAAGTCTTGTTTAAATATGAGATAGAGAGCAGGCTTTTTTCGATGGAAGATATGTAG
- a CDS encoding DUF4494 domain-containing protein: MAMHTWFECKIRYEKVMENGMQKKVTEPYLVDALSFTEAEARIIEEMTPFISGEFTVSDIKRANYSELFPSDEESADRWFKCKLIFITLDEKTGAEKKTSTQVLVQAADLRDAVKKLDEGMKGTMADYQIGMVSETPLMDVYPYSAEPNDKPEFDPSKA; this comes from the coding sequence ATGGCAATGCATACATGGTTTGAGTGCAAAATCCGTTATGAAAAAGTAATGGAAAACGGAATGCAGAAGAAAGTAACTGAACCTTATCTGGTCGACGCACTCAGTTTTACAGAAGCAGAAGCACGGATTATCGAAGAGATGACTCCGTTTATCTCCGGAGAATTTACCGTTTCGGATATCAAACGTGCCAACTATAGCGAGCTTTTCCCCAGTGACGAAGAAAGTGCCGACCGCTGGTTCAAATGCAAACTTATTTTCATCACGCTGGATGAAAAAACCGGTGCTGAAAAAAAGACTTCCACTCAAGTACTGGTACAAGCTGCCGACTTGCGTGACGCAGTCAAGAAACTGGACGAAGGAATGAAAGGAACCATGGCAGATTATCAGATCGGTATGGTATCCGAAACTCCGCTCATGGATGTATATCCTTACAGCGCCGAACCGAATGACAAACCGGAGTTTGATCCGTCAAAAGCATGA
- a CDS encoding DUF3078 domain-containing protein has product MNKITILFITLSCMGAGTLSAQTADSTQSSPWTREGFAGLKLTQVSLTNWASGGDNSVAFDLQGTYQINYKKGKHLWNNRIELSYGLNKTGDDGTRKANDKIYLNTNYGYSMAKNWYASAFATFQTQFSPGYDYSVNKEVAISEFMSPAYLTTGLGFTYDPGKIFTVVLSPAAWRGTFVLNDRLSDQGAYGVDPGKHLLSSFGANLKGEAKYEFLKNMTVYSRLELYSDYLHKPQNIDVNWEVQVNMIINKWFSTTLTTNLVYDDDVKIVQKDGTKGARVQFKEILGVGVQFNF; this is encoded by the coding sequence ATGAACAAAATAACGATTCTATTCATCACCCTGTCGTGTATGGGTGCTGGAACCTTGTCCGCCCAAACTGCCGATAGTACACAATCCTCCCCATGGACAAGAGAAGGATTTGCCGGACTGAAACTGACGCAGGTGAGTTTGACTAATTGGGCTTCCGGAGGTGATAATTCTGTTGCCTTTGATTTGCAGGGCACTTATCAGATTAACTATAAGAAAGGAAAGCATCTGTGGAACAACCGTATTGAACTGTCTTATGGATTAAATAAGACCGGTGATGACGGGACCCGGAAAGCGAATGATAAGATCTATTTGAATACGAATTATGGCTATTCTATGGCCAAAAACTGGTATGCCAGTGCATTCGCCACTTTCCAGACACAGTTTTCTCCGGGATATGACTACTCTGTCAATAAAGAGGTTGCTATCTCCGAATTTATGTCTCCTGCCTATTTGACTACCGGTTTAGGCTTTACGTATGATCCGGGTAAGATATTTACCGTTGTATTGTCTCCGGCTGCGTGGCGCGGAACATTTGTACTCAATGACCGTCTCTCTGATCAGGGAGCTTATGGAGTTGATCCGGGCAAACATCTATTATCCAGCTTCGGTGCTAACTTGAAAGGGGAAGCCAAATATGAATTTTTGAAGAATATGACGGTATATTCACGTTTGGAACTTTATTCCGATTATCTGCATAAGCCACAGAACATAGATGTGAACTGGGAAGTACAGGTAAATATGATTATCAATAAATGGTTCTCAACCACGCTCACTACCAACCTGGTGTATGACGATGATGTGAAAATTGTGCAAAAGGACGGTACAAAAGGTGCTCGTGTGCAGTTTAAGGAGATATTGGGAGTAGGAGTGCAGTTTAATTTCTAA
- a CDS encoding RidA family protein encodes MKKVICSEKAPGAIGPYSQAIEANGMVFVSGQLPIDAATGQMAEGIEGQARQSLENIKHILEEAGLTMGNIVKTTVFLQDMSLFAGMNGVYATYFDGAFPARSAVAVKALPKDALVEIECIAVR; translated from the coding sequence ATGAAAAAAGTAATTTGCAGTGAGAAAGCTCCGGGGGCTATCGGCCCTTATAGTCAGGCAATAGAAGCCAATGGTATGGTATTTGTATCCGGTCAGTTGCCTATTGATGCCGCTACGGGACAGATGGCGGAAGGCATAGAAGGACAGGCGCGTCAGTCATTGGAAAATATCAAACACATTCTTGAAGAAGCAGGATTGACAATGGGAAACATTGTCAAAACTACTGTATTTCTTCAGGATATGTCTCTGTTTGCAGGGATGAACGGTGTGTATGCCACGTATTTTGACGGAGCCTTTCCGGCACGTTCGGCGGTTGCCGTAAAAGCGTTGCCGAAGGATGCGTTAGTAGAGATCGAGTGTATCGCGGTTCGCTAA
- a CDS encoding YggS family pyridoxal phosphate-dependent enzyme: MSIADNLKQVLADLPQGVRLVAVSKFHPNEAIEEAYQAGQRIFGESKVQEMTAKYESLPKDIEWHFIGHLQTNKIKYMIPYVAMIHGIDSYKLLAEVNKQAVKAGRTVNCLLQIHVAQEETKFGFSPEECKEMLNAGEWKELTHVRICGLMGMASNTDCTEQINREFSLLNRLFNEIKTTWFPHSDTFCELSMGMSHDYCEAIAAGSTLVRVGSKIFGERIY, encoded by the coding sequence ATGAGTATTGCTGACAATTTAAAGCAAGTGCTGGCCGACCTCCCACAAGGAGTCCGGCTGGTTGCCGTCTCAAAATTCCATCCCAATGAAGCGATAGAAGAAGCATATCAGGCGGGACAGCGTATTTTTGGAGAAAGCAAAGTGCAGGAAATGACAGCTAAATACGAAAGTTTGCCCAAAGACATCGAGTGGCATTTTATCGGACACCTGCAGACGAACAAAATCAAATACATGATACCATACGTAGCGATGATTCATGGAATTGATAGTTACAAACTACTGGCCGAAGTCAACAAACAAGCTGTCAAAGCAGGACGTACTGTGAACTGCCTGTTGCAGATTCACGTTGCACAGGAAGAGACCAAATTCGGTTTCAGCCCCGAAGAATGTAAGGAGATGTTGAACGCCGGAGAATGGAAAGAGCTGACTCATGTGCGCATCTGCGGATTAATGGGTATGGCCAGCAACACCGATTGTACTGAACAAATCAACCGAGAATTCAGTTTATTAAACAGGCTCTTTAACGAGATAAAAACAACTTGGTTCCCCCACTCCGATACTTTCTGTGAGCTATCGATGGGAATGTCACATGACTACTGCGAAGCCATTGCCGCAGGAAGTACGCTGGTACGAGTAGGAAGCAAGATTTTCGGAGAACGAATTTACTGA
- the tpx gene encoding thiol peroxidase, which yields MATTNFKGQPVKLVGEFIQVGKVAPDFELVKTDLSSFCLKDLNGKNVILNIFPSLDTSVCATSVRKFNEMAARLENTVVLAISKDLPFAHNRFCTTEGIENVVPLSDFRFSDFDESYGVRMADGPLAGLLARAVVVIGKDGKIAYSELVPEITQEPDYDKALAAVK from the coding sequence ATGGCAACAACAAATTTCAAAGGACAACCGGTGAAGCTGGTTGGTGAATTTATACAAGTAGGTAAGGTAGCTCCTGATTTTGAGCTGGTAAAGACTGATTTATCTTCTTTTTGTCTGAAAGATTTAAATGGTAAAAATGTGATTTTAAATATTTTCCCTAGTTTGGATACCAGCGTATGTGCCACTTCTGTACGTAAATTTAATGAGATGGCTGCCAGACTCGAAAATACGGTGGTATTGGCTATTTCTAAGGATCTTCCTTTTGCTCACAATCGTTTTTGTACAACAGAAGGTATTGAAAATGTAGTTCCATTGTCTGATTTCCGCTTCTCTGATTTCGACGAAAGTTACGGAGTGCGTATGGCAGATGGACCGTTGGCAGGACTTCTGGCGCGTGCAGTAGTCGTGATTGGTAAAGATGGTAAAATTGCATATTCGGAACTTGTTCCGGAAATCACCCAGGAGCCTGATTATGATAAAGCCTTGGCTGCTGTAAAGTAA
- a CDS encoding folylpolyglutamate synthase/dihydrofolate synthase family protein produces MNYQDTIKYLYESAPMFQQVGGKAYKPGLATTHQLDEHFGHPHQQFKTIHIAGTNGKGSCSHTIAAVLQCAGYRVGLFTSPHLIDFRERIRINGEMIPEEYVVHFVEKHRSFFEPLHPSFFELTTAMAFRYFADQKVDVAVIEVGMGGRLDCTNIIHPDLCIITNISFDHMQYLGDTLTKIAKEKAGIIKEGVPVVIGRANGSVKRVFTMKAKEKQVPILYAQTQTPHIYIEWISYSMLQKERTDLAQMVHDASISPEHPDPMSSIQAMDKILDKRKDAIKIRLSAIDTGFFMELNGYYQFENCRTIMAALTELRKLGYKIQRKDCLNGFSDVCRLTGLMGRWQKVYSHPDIICDTGHNVDGIKYICKQLDFIHQNLNRNIHIIFGMVNDKDISGVLQILPRNATYYFTKASVKRALPENELLALAEKAGLKGTTYPTVVEAVQAAKKNCPPKDLIFVGGSSFIVADLLANRDTLDLY; encoded by the coding sequence ATGAACTATCAAGACACTATAAAGTACTTATATGAGAGTGCCCCCATGTTTCAACAAGTAGGAGGCAAAGCATATAAGCCGGGGTTAGCAACCACACACCAATTGGACGAACATTTCGGACATCCTCATCAACAGTTCAAAACGATACATATCGCCGGAACCAACGGAAAAGGTTCCTGTTCGCATACTATCGCAGCCGTATTACAGTGCGCCGGTTACCGAGTAGGTCTATTCACCTCCCCTCATCTAATCGACTTCCGCGAACGTATCCGTATCAACGGAGAAATGATACCGGAAGAGTATGTAGTCCACTTCGTAGAAAAACACCGCTCTTTCTTCGAACCGCTCCATCCTTCGTTTTTTGAGCTGACTACCGCCATGGCATTCCGCTATTTTGCAGATCAGAAAGTAGATGTAGCCGTTATCGAAGTAGGAATGGGCGGGCGTTTGGATTGCACCAACATCATTCATCCCGATCTATGTATCATTACCAATATCAGCTTCGACCACATGCAATATTTGGGAGATACCCTGACAAAAATAGCTAAAGAAAAAGCTGGAATTATCAAAGAAGGAGTCCCCGTAGTCATCGGCAGAGCCAACGGCAGTGTAAAAAGGGTATTCACAATGAAAGCCAAAGAAAAGCAAGTCCCCATTCTATATGCTCAAACACAGACTCCGCATATTTACATAGAATGGATCTCTTATTCGATGCTTCAAAAAGAGAGAACAGACTTAGCACAAATGGTACATGACGCATCCATATCACCCGAACACCCGGATCCCATGAGCAGCATACAAGCTATGGACAAAATACTCGACAAAAGAAAAGATGCTATCAAAATCAGACTTTCGGCGATTGATACCGGATTTTTCATGGAGTTAAACGGCTATTACCAATTCGAGAATTGTCGCACCATCATGGCTGCCCTCACAGAACTGAGAAAATTAGGTTACAAGATCCAACGCAAAGACTGTCTCAATGGCTTTTCCGATGTATGCAGACTCACCGGCCTGATGGGACGTTGGCAGAAAGTTTACAGTCATCCGGATATTATTTGTGACACAGGACATAACGTGGATGGAATCAAATATATCTGTAAACAACTTGATTTTATTCACCAAAATCTCAATCGGAATATTCACATTATATTCGGAATGGTGAACGACAAAGATATCAGCGGCGTCCTGCAGATCTTACCCAGAAATGCTACCTATTATTTTACCAAAGCAAGTGTGAAACGTGCACTTCCGGAAAACGAACTACTGGCCTTAGCGGAGAAAGCCGGATTGAAAGGCACCACCTACCCCACTGTTGTAGAAGCGGTACAGGCGGCAAAAAAGAACTGCCCCCCCAAAGATCTGATCTTTGTAGGAGGCAGCAGTTTCATTGTAGCAGATTTATTAGCGAACCGCGATACACTCGATCTCTACTAA
- a CDS encoding PhoH family protein: protein MGKKKNFVLDTNVILHDYNCLKNFQENDIYLPLVVLEELDKFKKGNEQINFNAREFVRELDVLTSDELFSDGVKLGEGLGRLFVVKSNVPATKVWESFPIKKPDHLILAATEYLTEEDPDMMTILVTKDVNLRMKARSIGLLCEDYITDKVVNVDVFEQSNEIFEDVDPALIDRIYSSKEGIDLSEFDFKDLIHPNECFVLKSDRNSVLARYNPFTHSIIRVIKGRNYGIEPRNAEQSFAFEILNDPEIKLVALTGKAGTGKTLLALAAALGKLTDYKQILLARPIVALSNKDIGFLPGDAQEKVAPYMQPLFDNLNVIKRQFAANSTEVKRIEDMQKSGQLVIEALAFIRGRSLSEMYCIIDEAQNLTPNEIKTIITRAGEGTKMVFTGDIQQIDQPYLDSQSNGLVYMIDRMKDQNIFAHVNLLKGERSELSELASNLL, encoded by the coding sequence ATGGGAAAAAAGAAAAATTTTGTGCTGGACACAAATGTGATTCTTCACGACTACAATTGCTTGAAGAATTTTCAGGAAAATGATATTTACCTCCCTCTTGTTGTGCTCGAAGAACTGGATAAGTTCAAAAAAGGAAACGAGCAGATAAATTTCAATGCTCGTGAGTTCGTGCGCGAGCTGGATGTGCTGACAAGCGATGAGCTTTTCTCCGACGGGGTGAAGCTGGGCGAAGGATTGGGACGTCTGTTTGTGGTGAAGAGCAATGTGCCGGCTACCAAAGTATGGGAATCGTTTCCTATAAAGAAACCCGACCATTTGATTTTGGCGGCAACCGAATATCTGACCGAAGAGGATCCGGACATGATGACTATCTTGGTGACCAAAGATGTGAATCTGCGTATGAAAGCCCGTTCCATCGGTCTGCTTTGCGAGGATTATATTACGGATAAGGTGGTGAATGTAGATGTGTTCGAGCAATCTAATGAGATTTTTGAAGATGTGGATCCGGCATTGATCGACCGTATTTATTCTTCCAAGGAGGGCATTGATTTGAGTGAATTCGACTTTAAGGATTTGATTCACCCCAATGAATGTTTTGTATTGAAGAGTGACCGGAATAGTGTGCTTGCACGCTACAATCCTTTTACTCATTCCATTATCCGCGTGATAAAGGGTAGGAATTATGGAATCGAACCACGGAATGCGGAACAGAGTTTTGCTTTTGAGATTTTGAATGACCCGGAAATCAAACTGGTGGCTTTGACAGGAAAAGCGGGAACAGGTAAGACTTTGCTGGCTCTGGCTGCTGCTTTGGGCAAATTGACGGACTATAAACAGATCTTGCTGGCACGTCCCATTGTGGCACTTTCCAATAAGGATATCGGTTTCCTTCCGGGAGACGCGCAGGAGAAAGTGGCTCCTTATATGCAGCCGTTATTTGATAACCTGAACGTGATAAAACGTCAGTTTGCTGCAAACTCTACCGAAGTGAAGCGTATAGAAGATATGCAGAAAAGCGGACAGCTGGTGATTGAAGCCTTGGCATTTATCCGTGGGCGTAGCTTGAGTGAAATGTATTGCATTATCGATGAAGCGCAGAATCTGACCCCGAATGAAATAAAGACAATCATCACCCGCGCAGGTGAAGGTACGAAGATGGTATTTACGGGAGATATCCAACAGATCGACCAACCTTATCTGGACAGCCAGTCCAATGGATTGGTATATATGATTGACCGTATGAAAGATCAGAATATCTTTGCACATGTCAATTTGCTGAAAGGTGAACGAAGTGAATTGAGTGAACTGGCAAGCAATCTGTTATAG
- a CDS encoding dihydroorotate dehydrogenase-like protein has translation MTDLKTTFAGLSLRNPIIISSSGLTNSAGKNKKLAEDGAGAIVLKSLFEEQIMLEADQLKDPAFYPEASDYLKEYIREHKLSEYLTLIKESKKVCPIPIIASINCYTDSEWIDFAKKIEEAGADALEINILALQSELQYTYGSFEQRHIDILRHIKKTVKIPVIMKLGDNLTNPVALINQLYANGASAVVLFNRFYQPDIDIEKMEHISGEVFSNASALATPLRWIGISSAVVDKIDYAASGGVANAKSVVKAILAGASAVEVCSAVYLNTNAFIGEANRFLSEWMESKGFTNIAQFKGKLNSKDVQGINTFERTQFLKYFGKKE, from the coding sequence ATGACCGATTTAAAAACTACTTTCGCAGGGCTTTCCCTTAGAAACCCTATCATCATCAGTAGCTCGGGACTGACCAACAGTGCCGGCAAAAACAAAAAATTGGCCGAAGATGGTGCCGGTGCGATTGTTCTGAAATCACTGTTTGAAGAACAAATCATGCTGGAAGCAGACCAACTGAAAGATCCGGCTTTCTATCCGGAAGCCAGTGACTACCTTAAAGAATATATCCGGGAGCACAAATTATCCGAATACCTGACTTTAATAAAAGAAAGCAAAAAGGTATGCCCCATTCCCATCATTGCCAGCATCAACTGCTACACTGATTCCGAATGGATTGACTTTGCAAAGAAGATTGAAGAAGCCGGTGCCGATGCATTGGAAATCAATATCCTTGCTCTGCAATCGGAATTGCAATATACATACGGTTCATTCGAACAACGCCACATCGACATTCTCCGTCACATCAAAAAAACGGTCAAGATACCTGTAATCATGAAACTGGGCGATAATCTGACAAATCCCGTTGCATTAATCAATCAGTTATATGCCAACGGTGCATCAGCAGTTGTCCTCTTCAACCGCTTCTATCAACCGGACATCGACATTGAAAAGATGGAGCATATTTCAGGAGAAGTATTCAGCAATGCTTCCGCCCTCGCCACTCCGCTCCGTTGGATCGGAATTTCATCTGCAGTAGTAGACAAGATCGACTATGCCGCTTCCGGTGGCGTTGCCAACGCAAAATCAGTAGTGAAAGCTATTCTTGCCGGTGCTTCAGCCGTGGAAGTTTGCAGTGCAGTCTACCTGAACACCAACGCCTTCATCGGAGAAGCCAACCGCTTCCTCTCTGAATGGATGGAGAGCAAAGGATTCACGAATATAGCTCAATTCAAAGGCAAACTGAACAGTAAAGATGTTCAGGGTATCAATACATTCGAACGTACACAATTCCTGAAATATTTCGGAAAGAAAGAATAA